The Deltaproteobacteria bacterium genome contains a region encoding:
- a CDS encoding glycogen debranching enzyme family protein, with the protein MSSARDPKAYDPKAEWLEADGLGGFASGTVAGTRTRRYHALLLAATTAPTGRMVLVNGFDAWVETASERFAISSQAYTPGVIHPDGARRIYHMAIDPWPRWRFRLGDGTVVEQEIFVPHGTAMAVVCWHLAEHAEGSERAILSIRPFLSGRDYHSLHHENPAFRFEAERHSERLVWRPYPGVPAVIALTNGEYLHQPDWYRSFTYDAERARGLDSTEDLASPGVFRWDLTAADAVWIVAAEGCGRDALKADESAADCAARLRAVETRRRKFPSRLHRAADAYIVERERGKTIVAGYPWFTDWGRDTFIAMRGLCLATGRLDDARAILLDWAAAVSEGMLPNRFPDHGAAPEFNAVDASLWFIIAVHDFLQVAKANKKRVTARDQKTLQAAMTSILDGYAKGTRYGIRLDADGLIAAGEPGVQLTWMDAKVGDWVVTPRSGKPVEIQALWLNALRIAGAGSERWASVFARGYESFRARFWNEAGGYLYDVVDCDHRAGTVDPAFRPNQIFAVGGLPYPVLDGDRARRVVAAVEERLLTPIGLRSLAPGETGYIGRYQGGVRERDGAYHQGTVWPWLLGPFVEAWVRVRGDTTAAKREARTKFLEPLLRQLDGAALGHIAEVADGDPPHTPGGCPFQAWSVGEALRLDQVVLKTD; encoded by the coding sequence ATGTCATCCGCCCGTGATCCAAAAGCCTATGATCCGAAAGCCGAGTGGCTCGAGGCCGACGGTCTCGGCGGGTTCGCTTCGGGGACCGTCGCTGGAACGCGCACTCGGCGCTACCACGCCCTCCTACTCGCGGCGACCACAGCGCCCACCGGACGAATGGTCCTGGTCAATGGATTCGATGCGTGGGTGGAGACGGCGAGCGAACGGTTTGCGATCTCGTCGCAGGCGTACACGCCGGGCGTGATCCATCCTGATGGCGCACGGCGGATCTATCACATGGCCATCGATCCGTGGCCACGCTGGCGCTTTCGCCTCGGTGACGGCACCGTGGTCGAACAAGAGATCTTCGTGCCGCACGGCACGGCCATGGCTGTCGTATGCTGGCACCTCGCCGAGCACGCTGAGGGCAGTGAGCGCGCGATCCTATCGATCCGTCCGTTTCTCTCGGGGCGCGACTATCATTCACTGCATCACGAAAACCCCGCGTTTCGATTCGAGGCCGAACGGCACAGTGAACGATTGGTGTGGCGTCCGTACCCAGGTGTCCCGGCTGTCATCGCGCTCACCAATGGCGAGTACCTCCACCAGCCAGACTGGTATCGCAGTTTCACGTACGACGCCGAGCGCGCACGCGGGCTCGACTCCACCGAGGACCTCGCGTCGCCGGGCGTCTTTCGCTGGGATCTGACGGCCGCCGACGCGGTGTGGATTGTCGCGGCCGAAGGCTGCGGTCGTGACGCACTCAAAGCTGACGAATCGGCAGCTGACTGCGCGGCGCGATTGCGCGCGGTCGAAACCCGCCGGCGAAAATTCCCGTCGCGTTTGCACCGCGCTGCCGACGCCTACATCGTCGAGCGCGAGCGGGGCAAAACGATCGTCGCCGGCTACCCATGGTTCACCGATTGGGGCCGCGACACCTTCATCGCCATGCGCGGACTCTGTCTCGCCACCGGCCGACTCGACGACGCGCGCGCCATCCTGCTCGACTGGGCGGCCGCGGTTTCCGAGGGCATGCTGCCCAATCGCTTCCCCGATCACGGCGCCGCTCCGGAGTTCAACGCGGTCGACGCGTCGCTGTGGTTCATCATCGCGGTGCACGATTTTCTCCAGGTGGCGAAGGCGAACAAGAAGCGCGTGACCGCGCGCGATCAAAAGACATTGCAGGCGGCGATGACGAGTATCTTGGACGGCTACGCGAAGGGCACGCGCTACGGCATTCGGCTCGACGCCGACGGCTTGATCGCCGCCGGCGAACCGGGCGTGCAACTGACTTGGATGGATGCGAAGGTCGGTGACTGGGTGGTGACACCGCGCAGCGGCAAGCCGGTCGAGATCCAAGCTCTGTGGCTCAATGCGCTGCGCATCGCCGGCGCGGGTTCCGAACGATGGGCGTCAGTCTTTGCGCGCGGCTACGAATCGTTCCGCGCCCGCTTCTGGAACGAAGCGGGTGGCTATCTCTACGACGTGGTCGATTGCGATCATCGCGCCGGCACGGTCGACCCGGCGTTCCGGCCGAACCAGATCTTCGCGGTGGGCGGTCTCCCCTACCCCGTGCTCGATGGTGACCGCGCTCGCCGTGTTGTAGCTGCGGTTGAAGAGCGTCTGCTGACACCAATCGGTTTGCGTTCGCTGGCTCCCGGCGAAACGGGATACATCGGACGCTACCAAGGCGGCGTGCGCGAGCGTGACGGTGCCTATCACCAAGGGACCGTATGGCCATGGCTGCTGGGGCCGTTCGTCGAGGCGTGGGTGCGCGTGCGTGGCGACACCACCGCCGCCAAGCGCGAGGCGCGCACCAAATTTCTTGAGCCTTTGTTGCGTCAGTTGGACGGTGCGGCGCTCGGCCACATCGCCGAGGTTGCCGACGGTGATCCACCGCATACGCCAGGAGGCTGCCCGTTCCAGGCGTGGTCGGTCGGTGAAGCCCTCCGGCTCGACCAGGTTGTGCTCAAGACCGACTAG
- the lnt gene encoding apolipoprotein N-acyltransferase produces MTWSVWRARLVVSAAVTASALAFALYARVEWPWFLLGWIGLTPWLAVLDRTRSLRGALAAGVLMCEAFVLAVFSWFPSAIQNYTQTPWALALLIVVLAAPLLQPQLITFAVARALARRGGAGLWRTAVVGASIYVGTEWAIPKLFADTIGQGQYASAFIRQAADIAGAHGITFVLIVANECALAIIVRMRTRNHAASALAPAVCMSAMVCGLLAYGAWRVRQFGDEGRGGDRVTAGVVQANISKYGQLAAQMGTFDATRMILDAHFTLSTEAMQRAALDLLVWPETVYPTTFGSPKSEDGAAFDREIGAFVTRTGVPLVFGAYDVEAGDEFNAAVFLEPATDGRLAFDTYRKRWLFPLIERTPAVLDAPAVRRWLPWLGTWKAGTGPQVLSLTMRDGRALRIAPLICYDAIDPGLVIAAVRQGAEILVTLSNDSWFDWGNTPRLILIVTAFRSIETRRPQVRATNTGISAVIDATGEFRDTIEMDRRAIMVASVVPEHAARTLMLAWGDWFPPSALIVGLALLASTVRYSHR; encoded by the coding sequence GTGACCTGGTCGGTGTGGCGGGCACGACTCGTCGTGTCCGCCGCGGTGACGGCGAGTGCGCTGGCGTTCGCGCTGTACGCGCGCGTCGAGTGGCCGTGGTTTCTGCTCGGATGGATCGGACTGACACCGTGGCTGGCGGTGCTCGATCGCACGCGCTCGCTGCGCGGCGCGTTGGCCGCGGGTGTGCTGATGTGCGAAGCCTTCGTGCTCGCCGTCTTCAGTTGGTTTCCGAGCGCAATCCAGAACTACACCCAGACGCCGTGGGCGCTCGCACTGCTGATCGTGGTGCTCGCGGCGCCGTTGCTGCAGCCGCAACTGATCACGTTTGCCGTCGCGCGCGCGCTCGCGCGTCGCGGCGGCGCCGGCCTGTGGCGCACAGCGGTCGTGGGCGCGTCCATCTACGTCGGGACTGAGTGGGCGATCCCCAAGTTGTTTGCCGACACCATCGGTCAGGGTCAGTACGCCTCGGCATTCATCCGCCAAGCTGCGGATATCGCCGGGGCGCACGGGATCACGTTCGTGCTGATCGTCGCCAATGAGTGCGCGCTCGCGATCATCGTGAGGATGAGGACGCGCAACCACGCAGCCTCAGCACTCGCACCGGCTGTGTGCATGTCGGCAATGGTGTGCGGCCTACTTGCCTACGGCGCCTGGCGCGTGCGGCAGTTCGGCGACGAGGGGCGTGGCGGCGACCGCGTTACCGCCGGTGTCGTCCAGGCCAATATCAGCAAGTATGGCCAACTCGCCGCACAGATGGGCACGTTCGACGCGACTCGTATGATCCTCGACGCGCACTTCACGCTGTCGACTGAAGCGATGCAGCGCGCCGCGCTCGATCTGTTGGTGTGGCCGGAGACGGTGTATCCGACCACGTTCGGCTCGCCGAAGAGCGAAGACGGCGCCGCCTTCGACCGCGAGATCGGCGCCTTCGTGACGCGCACCGGCGTCCCGCTGGTGTTCGGCGCCTACGATGTCGAAGCCGGCGACGAGTTCAACGCGGCGGTGTTTCTGGAGCCGGCGACCGATGGACGGCTGGCATTCGACACGTATCGCAAGCGCTGGCTGTTTCCGCTGATCGAGCGCACGCCGGCGGTCTTGGATGCACCGGCAGTGCGTCGTTGGTTGCCTTGGCTGGGCACCTGGAAGGCAGGCACCGGGCCTCAGGTCCTGTCGCTCACGATGCGTGATGGGCGCGCGCTGCGGATTGCGCCGTTGATCTGCTACGACGCGATTGATCCCGGCCTCGTCATCGCCGCGGTGCGCCAGGGCGCCGAGATCCTGGTCACGCTGTCGAACGATTCGTGGTTCGACTGGGGCAACACGCCGCGGTTGATTCTCATCGTCACCGCGTTCCGCAGCATCGAGACGCGGCGACCACAGGTGCGTGCGACCAACACTGGGATCTCCGCCGTGATCGACGCGACCGGCGAGTTTCGCGACACGATCGAAATGGACCGGCGCGCTATCATGGTCGCTAGCGTGGTGCCGGAACACGCGGCGCGGACGTTGATGCTCGCCTGGGGTGACTGGTTTCCGCCAAGCGCGCTGATCGTCGGCCTTGCGCTGCTTGCTTCGACCGTGCGTTATAGCCACCGATAA
- a CDS encoding PaaI family thioesterase — MSTERVQHANDFAKDKHPGLVGVEILSCEADLVTGRLPVTAPLVAGTGFLWAPVVITLADWLCACGMGPNIPAGASFTTIEMKANFLGTVRQGGAIAGRATPVHRGRTTHVWDVEVTDEATNKVIALFRCTQMVLHPKL, encoded by the coding sequence ATGTCAACCGAGCGCGTGCAGCACGCCAACGATTTCGCCAAAGACAAACACCCCGGACTGGTCGGGGTGGAGATCTTGAGCTGCGAGGCGGATCTGGTCACCGGTCGCCTGCCCGTCACTGCCCCGCTGGTTGCTGGCACCGGGTTCTTGTGGGCGCCGGTAGTGATCACGTTGGCCGATTGGCTGTGCGCCTGCGGCATGGGTCCGAACATTCCTGCCGGCGCCAGCTTCACCACCATCGAGATGAAGGCGAACTTTCTCGGCACCGTGCGCCAAGGCGGTGCCATCGCGGGGCGGGCGACGCCGGTTCATCGCGGTCGCACCACTCATGTGTGGGACGTCGAGGTCACAGACGAGGCGACGAACAAGGTCATCGCGCTGTTCCGCTGTACCCAGATGGTGCTGCATCCGAAGCTCTGA
- a CDS encoding SGNH/GDSL hydrolase family protein has translation MRVLFGVVVAAVAAVGVEAQASTINQNTSWTINTPGATTTYRVVGYGDSIYAGYHGSIFNVAKRAAPLVDGEYAAYPWNSKIQVVRRTKSGAVASDIYNNKIVAERSYMQDASTRIVEFEMCGNDFLQARSSFAGQSGTCNYAVLDTALANCTNYQQLAMQYINANASANTKVKMISNLYYPGFNADNALSGCNDPGTGQKINKQTKFLPYIAQSNWRACNFANTYGFKCADDFAQFMGADYDSNADGQIDSDALKYVQGESESAYVTRISVTLRSTLRDANTHFVNSSTSYDYIQSDDTHPTYSGGTISGTGSGAPDYTAAQIVGGKNPIWDHYGHERMGWALSGFNPATP, from the coding sequence ATGCGGGTCTTGTTCGGAGTTGTTGTCGCGGCGGTCGCCGCAGTGGGCGTTGAGGCGCAGGCGTCCACGATCAACCAGAACACGTCATGGACGATCAACACGCCGGGGGCGACGACCACGTATCGCGTGGTCGGCTACGGTGATTCGATTTACGCCGGCTACCACGGCTCGATCTTCAACGTGGCCAAGCGCGCGGCACCGCTGGTTGACGGCGAGTACGCGGCGTATCCGTGGAACTCGAAGATTCAAGTCGTGCGCCGCACCAAGTCGGGCGCGGTGGCCTCCGACATCTACAACAACAAGATCGTGGCCGAGAGGTCGTACATGCAGGATGCCAGCACCCGCATCGTCGAGTTCGAGATGTGCGGCAACGACTTCCTGCAAGCGCGCAGCAGTTTTGCCGGCCAGAGCGGCACGTGTAACTACGCGGTGCTCGACACCGCCCTCGCGAATTGCACCAACTATCAACAGTTGGCGATGCAGTACATCAACGCGAACGCGTCGGCGAACACCAAGGTGAAGATGATCTCGAACCTCTACTACCCGGGGTTCAACGCCGACAACGCGTTGAGCGGCTGCAACGATCCGGGCACCGGGCAGAAGATCAACAAGCAGACCAAGTTCCTCCCCTACATCGCCCAGAGCAACTGGCGCGCGTGCAACTTCGCAAACACCTACGGCTTCAAGTGCGCCGATGATTTCGCGCAGTTCATGGGGGCGGACTACGATTCGAACGCCGACGGTCAGATCGACTCGGACGCGTTGAAGTACGTGCAGGGTGAGTCGGAATCGGCCTACGTGACGCGCATCAGCGTGACGCTGCGCTCGACGCTGCGCGACGCCAACACCCACTTCGTCAACTCCAGCACGAGTTACGACTACATCCAGTCGGACGACACGCATCCGACGTACTCGGGCGGCACCATCAGTGGCACCGGTTCAGGCGCGCCCGACTACACGGCGGCCCAGATCGTCGGCGGTAAGAACCCGATCTGGGATCACTACGGCCACGAGCGCATGGGGTGGGCGCTGTCGGGCTTCAACCCGGCCACGCCGTGA
- a CDS encoding nitroreductase family deazaflavin-dependent oxidoreductase, whose product MAAAKRNALVELFWKVHPRLYRWSGGRIGGRVVGLPVLLLTTTGRRSGHTHTKALTYLPTGDSYVVIASYLGEPHHPAWWLNLQSNPRAEIQVGNRQLAVVAREADGEERERLWNEIVSRQQDYAEYQSRTQRRIPVVVLDPAL is encoded by the coding sequence ATGGCCGCCGCCAAACGCAACGCCCTGGTCGAACTCTTCTGGAAGGTCCATCCGCGGCTGTATCGGTGGAGCGGTGGTCGCATCGGTGGGCGAGTGGTCGGCTTGCCGGTGCTCTTGCTCACCACGACCGGCCGCCGCTCGGGACACACTCACACCAAGGCGCTGACGTATCTGCCAACTGGCGACAGTTACGTCGTCATCGCGTCGTATCTCGGTGAGCCGCACCACCCGGCGTGGTGGCTCAATTTGCAATCGAATCCACGAGCGGAAATCCAAGTCGGCAATCGCCAACTCGCGGTGGTCGCGCGCGAAGCCGACGGCGAAGAGCGCGAGCGCCTGTGGAACGAGATCGTCAGTCGGCAGCAGGACTACGCCGAGTATCAAAGCCGCACCCAGCGCCGCATCCCGGTTGTGGTGCTGGATCCCGCGCTCTGA
- a CDS encoding SGNH/GDSL hydrolase family protein — protein MRRTLLVIGLGATIALSAEAQASTINQNTSWTIDRAGTTTKYRAVGYGDSIFAGYRGSIFNVAKRAATLVNGEYASNAWGTDLEVIRRTKSGAVASDIYNNKIVAERSYMQNTTTRIVAFEMCGNDYLQARSNFNGQSGTCNYSQRDTALANCTNYMGLGMQAINQYATTATVKMIANLYYPGYNADNGLSNCTDPTTGQRVNKQDNFLPVLARSNWRACHLAETNGFACADSFAQYMGADYDSNGDGQIDSDALRYVSGESEDAYVTRISVTLRATIRDANTHFVNSSTSFDYIQSDDTHPTYSGSATIGINIFTGSGSGSGAPDYSGGQIVGGKNPVWNQFGHERMGWALSVFDPATP, from the coding sequence ATGCGTCGGACGTTGCTCGTGATCGGATTGGGCGCGACCATCGCGCTGAGCGCTGAGGCGCAGGCGTCCACCATCAACCAGAACACGTCGTGGACGATCGATCGCGCCGGCACCACCACGAAGTACCGCGCGGTCGGCTACGGGGACTCGATCTTCGCCGGCTATCGCGGTTCGATCTTCAACGTCGCCAAACGCGCCGCCACCTTGGTCAATGGCGAGTACGCCTCGAACGCGTGGGGGACCGATCTTGAGGTGATCCGCCGCACCAAGTCGGGCGCGGTGGCCTCCGACATCTATAACAACAAGATCGTGGCCGAGCGCTCGTACATGCAGAACACGACCACGCGCATCGTCGCCTTCGAGATGTGCGGCAACGACTACCTGCAGGCGCGCAGCAACTTCAACGGCCAGAGCGGCACCTGCAACTACAGCCAACGCGACACCGCGCTCGCCAACTGCACGAACTACATGGGCCTAGGGATGCAGGCGATCAATCAGTACGCCACCACGGCCACGGTCAAGATGATCGCGAACCTCTACTACCCCGGCTACAACGCCGACAACGGCTTGAGCAATTGCACCGATCCGACCACCGGCCAGCGCGTCAACAAGCAGGACAACTTCCTGCCGGTGCTGGCGCGCAGCAATTGGCGCGCGTGCCATCTGGCCGAGACCAACGGATTTGCCTGCGCCGACAGCTTCGCGCAGTACATGGGCGCCGACTACGACTCGAACGGCGACGGCCAGATCGATTCCGATGCGCTGCGCTACGTCTCGGGCGAGTCGGAAGACGCGTACGTAACCCGCATCAGCGTGACGCTGCGTGCGACTATCCGCGACGCCAACACCCACTTCGTGAATTCGAGCACGAGCTTCGACTACATCCAGTCGGACGATACCCATCCAACCTACAGTGGTTCGGCGACCATCGGCATCAACATCTTCACTGGGAGCGGCTCGGGCTCCGGCGCGCCGGACTACAGCGGTGGCCAGATCGTCGGCGGCAAGAATCCCGTGTGGAACCAGTTCGGCCACGAACGCATGGGATGGGCCCTGTCAGTCTTCGATCCGGCCACGCCGTGA
- a CDS encoding alpha/beta fold hydrolase: MASRTVDRELIAPPRRGLLLLEGRAFLEFGALLAAYPFLRRAPKGDGHPVLVLPGFMGSDFSTRALRRFLRERGYAAHGWKLGRNVGPAAETVAGLRQRFAELRQRYGRTVSLIGWSLGGVYARELARRFPSDVRLVITLASPFRDLRAVNVPGFLRARRPPLPNEAALREQLADPLPVPMTAIYSRSDGIVAWQSCIARPGPQCENIEVESSHLGIGHHPVALLTIADRLAQPEGEWKPFQPPTGWRWPLVPRVAAPIAEADEESAAT, from the coding sequence TTGGCGTCTCGAACCGTCGATCGTGAGCTGATTGCGCCGCCCCGTCGCGGGCTGCTGCTGCTCGAGGGCCGGGCGTTCCTGGAGTTTGGTGCGCTGCTCGCCGCCTATCCATTTCTGCGCCGCGCGCCGAAGGGCGATGGACACCCCGTGCTGGTGTTGCCCGGATTCATGGGCAGCGATTTTTCCACACGCGCACTGCGCCGGTTCCTGCGCGAGCGCGGCTATGCTGCTCACGGTTGGAAACTCGGACGCAATGTTGGCCCCGCCGCCGAGACGGTCGCGGGTTTGCGGCAACGGTTCGCCGAGTTGCGGCAACGTTACGGCCGCACGGTGAGTCTGATCGGCTGGAGCTTGGGCGGAGTCTATGCGCGGGAGCTGGCGCGTCGGTTTCCTTCCGACGTGCGGCTGGTGATCACGTTGGCGAGTCCCTTCCGCGATCTCCGCGCGGTGAACGTTCCGGGCTTCTTGCGCGCACGGCGTCCACCGCTCCCGAACGAAGCCGCCCTCCGCGAACAGCTCGCCGATCCGTTGCCCGTACCGATGACGGCGATCTATAGCCGCAGCGATGGAATCGTCGCGTGGCAGAGCTGCATCGCGCGACCCGGGCCGCAATGCGAGAACATCGAAGTCGAGAGCAGCCACCTCGGGATCGGACACCATCCCGTCGCGCTGCTGACGATCGCCGATCGCCTCGCGCAGCCGGAGGGAGAGTGGAAGCCATTCCAACCACCGACCGGTTGGCGCTGGCCACTGGTGCCGCGGGTCGCTGCGCCAATCGCGGAAGCCGACGAGGAATCAGCCGCGACGTAA
- a CDS encoding DUF393 domain-containing protein, with the protein MEPVAAALPPRLILYDGVCRFCNRAVQWLLRVDRRGRFHFAPLQGPTAATLRTRHPEIPTDTDSMLYVESSGGEERVYLRSQAALQICRELEGRWRALAWFAWLPRGVTDFAYDTFARSRYRLFGKLDTCPVPSPEQRARFLP; encoded by the coding sequence ATGGAACCTGTCGCTGCAGCCCTGCCGCCTCGCCTCATCTTGTACGACGGCGTTTGCCGATTCTGTAATCGTGCCGTGCAATGGTTGCTGCGTGTGGATCGGCGCGGCCGCTTCCACTTCGCCCCGTTGCAGGGACCGACCGCGGCGACGCTGCGCACGCGCCACCCCGAAATCCCAACCGATACCGATAGCATGTTGTACGTGGAGTCGAGCGGCGGTGAGGAGCGGGTCTACCTGCGGTCGCAAGCCGCGCTTCAGATCTGTCGCGAGTTGGAAGGGCGGTGGCGCGCGTTGGCGTGGTTCGCATGGTTGCCGCGCGGCGTGACCGATTTCGCCTACGACACCTTCGCCCGCTCCCGCTACCGGCTCTTCGGCAAACTCGACACCTGTCCTGTCCCGTCGCCCGAGCAACGCGCGCGGTTTCTGCCGTAG
- a CDS encoding DOMON-like domain-containing protein, whose amino-acid sequence MQVGISHSPGTLAFAFRVAGDLTRVRVPPPSAPRIAHQLWEHTCFEVFVAVAGEPAYREFNFAPSGEWAGYDFSGYREVVGLADDTLAPGIAVRTSPDRLELDALVHLDRLSLTRGRAPLQLGLSAVIEAIDGTLSYWALHHPDGKPDFHHADARSLRLEPPAAEW is encoded by the coding sequence ATGCAGGTTGGCATCAGTCATTCTCCCGGAACTCTCGCGTTCGCCTTTCGTGTCGCCGGTGATCTGACGCGTGTACGCGTGCCACCGCCGAGCGCGCCGCGCATCGCGCATCAGTTGTGGGAACATACCTGCTTTGAAGTCTTTGTCGCCGTCGCTGGCGAGCCCGCTTACCGTGAGTTCAACTTCGCCCCGTCCGGCGAGTGGGCGGGTTACGACTTCAGTGGCTATCGAGAAGTTGTGGGGCTGGCCGACGACACGCTGGCACCGGGCATCGCCGTGCGCACGTCCCCCGATCGACTCGAACTCGACGCACTCGTCCACCTCGATCGCTTGTCGCTGACTCGTGGACGCGCGCCGCTTCAACTCGGACTCTCCGCAGTCATCGAAGCGATCGACGGTACACTCTCGTATTGGGCGCTTCACCATCCCGACGGCAAACCCGATTTCCATCACGCCGACGCACGGTCGCTGCGGTTGGAGCCGCCAGCCGCAGAGTGGTAG